In Aspergillus luchuensis IFO 4308 DNA, chromosome 1, nearly complete sequence, the following are encoded in one genomic region:
- a CDS encoding copper acquisition factor BIM1-like domain-containing protein (COG:S;~EggNog:ENOG410PNID;~SECRETED:SignalP(1-25);~TransMembrane:1 (n12-20c25/26o226-243i)), producing MRSFSDSISRWTAALTLLWLGLVNAHTVITYPGYRGNNLHTNGTVEETNGLGVAWKNGSYVYPYGMQWIYPCGGMATSRNRTKWPVTGGAVALQPAWFRGHETAFVYINIGWGTVPPNMSNPMLSVFEIEGPTNNPYPGTICMPQVPLPANMSVSPGDNATIQVVLAAKHGAALYDCVDITFAEPEDVEEVTKDNCFNSTDIAFKYVFASKSLTTSGALARLSSPGLNAVVPVLVMVLFGLFMM from the exons ATGAGATCCTTCAGCGACTCGATATCCCGCTGGACAGCGGCCCTCACCCTTCTGTGGCTAGGCCTGGTCAATGCTCACACCGTCATCACTTACCCCGGATATCGAGGTAACAACCTGCACACCAACGGTACAGTCGAAGAGACCAACGGTCTGGGTGTCGCTTGGAAGAACGGCTCCTACGTCTATCCCTATGGAATGCAATGGATCTATCCTT GCGGCGGCATGGCCACCTCTCGCAATCGCACGAAATGGCCCGTCACCGGCGGTGCTGTCGCCCTTCAACCTGCCTGGTTCCGCGGCCATGAGACGGCCTTCGTCTACATCAACATCGGCTGGGGTACTGTCCCTCCCAACATGAGTAACCCCATGCTCTCGGTCTTTGAAATCGAAGGTCCCACCAACAACCCTTACCCCGGCACCATCTGTATGCCGCAAGTGCCGCTGCCGGCCAATATGAGTGTGAGCCCGGGTGATAATGCGACGATTCaggtggtgttggcggcgAAGCACGGTGCTGCTCTTTATGAT TGTGTGGACATCACCTTCGCTGAACctgaggatgttgaggaagtgACAAAAGACAACTGCTTCAACTCAACCGACATTGCCTTCAAGTATGTCTTTGCCTCGAAGTCACTGACGACTTCTGGTGCACTGGCGCGGCTGAGTAGTCCCGGGTTGAACGCCGTGGTACCggtgctggtgatggtgttgtttggACTGTtcatgatgtga
- a CDS encoding SRR1 family protein (COG:S;~EggNog:ENOG410PPV0;~InterPro:IPR012942;~PFAM:PF07985): protein MPHTSRKKHPHPNNTLQAQKRLQITDATTGWTHVTTSGKARRCARTTKDQQSQSQFQSPTEEEKEPETFHPAEAPPTTTLDSLKSQFTQIQRTWKESTTCDVVGRTLHNIFLPPQLQSRELNTDNTQPQSHTTTENKHNGIGTGIDSIICIGLGSPSGFLRGGWVDRRLVSLYQLAALVDVIASISSSSSSAADPTIKTYAQDPVFNTLDTALLSSLDITVLESPHAFEKVTPRTFLFCPGAERTHLEQLLALDPAFVFGGPLEDVESEVVSAFVKRRGSVRLPLFEAQEHAFWNMRVYYPLEKEGEE from the exons ATGCCCCACACCTCGCGCAAAAAACACCCtcaccccaacaacaccttACAAGCGCAAAAACGACTCCAAATCACCGACGCCACTACCGGCTGGACGCATGTCACCACCAGCGGCAAAGCGCGCCGCTGTGCGCGCACCACCAAAGACCAACAATCACAATCCCAATTCCAATCgccaacagaagaagaaaaagaaccagAAACATTCCACCCCGCCGAAgccccacccaccaccaccctcgacTCCCTCAAATCGCAATTCACTCAGATCCAACGCACATGGAAAGAATCAACTACGTGCGatgtggtggggaggacgCTTCACAatatcttccttcctcctcaattACAATCACGAGAGTTAAATACGGATAATACACAACCACAATCGCATACTACAACAGAGAATAAGCATAATGGGATAGGAACAGGGATTGATTCCATAATCTGCATCGGTCTCGGCAGTCCGAGCGGATTCCTTCGTGGAGGATGGGTCGATCGGCGATTAGTTTCGCTGTATCAGTTGGCTGCGTTGGTGGATGTCATCGCCtctatctcttcctcttcttcttctgctgctg ATCCAACAATAAAAACCTACGCCCAAGACCCCGTCTTCAACACACTCGACACGGCCCTCCTCTCTAGCCTTGACATCACCGTCCTCGAGTCCCCGCATGCCTTCGAGAAAGTAACTCCCCGTACGTTCCTCTTCTGTCCTGGTGCGGAGCGCACACATCTTGAGCAGTTATTGGCGCTGGATCCGGCGTTTGTGTTTGGGGGACCGTTGGAAGATGTCgagtcggaggtggtgagtgCGTttgtgaagaggagggggtcgGTACGGTTGCCGCTGTTTGAGGCGCAGGAACATGCGTTCTGGAACATGCGGGTATATTATcccttggagaaggagggggaggagtag
- the PFA5 gene encoding DHHC family palmitoyltransferase (COG:S;~EggNog:ENOG410PMPJ;~InterPro:IPR001594;~PFAM:PF01529;~TransMembrane:4 (i12-32o52-75i216-239o251-278i);~go_function: GO:0016409 - palmitoyltransferase activity [Evidence IEA]) yields the protein MARPDRRVNLAVARTIPPFLLCVCVYASYIVTKPLCIDYLIRPLPKYSRGSRVGAGIAILVIFYILIVVVIITYLRLLYNITRNPGFLPRSSPPTKEEQETEPSERPQRRKRKHRRTRTAEKPDKTDIDIERGADGNADGGAIPLDITGLESFYTKDVFVCQEDGRPLYCSTCCRYKPDRAHHCREVDRCVLKMDHFCPWVGGVVSETSFKFFIQFVFYTLIFCVFSLIICATFTAEIIQDTGGANVHLAIGIGLSSLFGLFSFGMTISSLQLAMWNLSTIENLNRRSAVWTLAIRVPDRMLARLNPESRWAPTFRTITYPLPPVPLSPEAARDYQPPEKQHVFAILQTLPGENPFDLGSPFKNLQQVLGYSIIDWFLPLKQSPCADRTTGDSFYELGPVVSRLKKEAGLNPPPESQPTTQNDTERKHKRRRSSHRQSHE from the exons ATGGCGCGCCCAGATAGGCGCGTTAATTTAGCGGTTGCCAGGACTATTCCGCCATTTCTATTGTGCGTATGTGTATATGCGAGCTATATTGTCACCAAGCCGTTATGCA TTGACTACCTGATCCGCCCTCTCCCTAAATATTCCCGAGGCAGTCGAGTTGGCGCTGGCATAGCCATTCTCGTTATCTTCTACATactcattgttgttgttataaTAACATATCTCCGGCTGTTGTATAATATCACCCGCAATCCCGGCTTCCTCCCCCGATCGTCCCCGCCGacgaaagaagagcaagaaacgGAACCCTCGGAACGCCCTCAacgcaggaagagaaagcaccGAAGGACAAGAACTGCTGAGAAGCCAGATAAGACGGATATAGACATCGAAAGAGGTGCAGACGGCAACGCTGACGGTGGTGCAATTCCTTTGGATATTACCGGGTTGGAAAGTTTTTATACAAAAGATGTTTTTGTTTGCCAAGAGGATGGGAGACCACTTTATTGCTCGACATGTTGTCGCTACAAGCCGGATAGAGCACATCACTGTCGAGAGGTAGACAGATGTGTGCTTAAGATGGACCACTTTTGTCCTTG GGTAGGAGGCGTGGTTTCCGAAACATCGTTCAAATTCTTCATACAATTCGTGTTTTATACCCTGATATTCTGCGTATTCAGTCTGATAATATGCGCAACCTTTACGGCAGAGATCATCCAAGAT ACTGGCGGAGCAAATGTCCATCTTGCCATTGGTATTGGATT GAGCTCCCTTTTCGGGCTTTTCTCTTTCGGAATGACTATCAGCTCCTTACAGCTCGCGATGTGGAACCTGTCCACTATTGAGAATCTGAACCGTCGGTCTGCAGTCTGGACTCTGGCTATACGCGTGCCAGATCGTATGCTGGCAAGGCTCAACCCCGAGTCACGATGGGCACCCACATTCCGCACCATAACGTACCCACTGCCACCTGTGCCTCTATCTCCTGAGGCAGCAAGAGATTACCAGCCACCAGAGAAGCAGCACGTCTTTGccatcctccaaaccctACCTGGCGAAAACCCTTTCGACCTCGGTAGCCCCTTCAAGAACCTCCAACAGGTCCTGGGGTATTCCATCATCGACTGGTTCTTACCTCTCAAGCAGAGCCCATGTGCAGACCGCACTACAGGAGACAGCTTCTACGAACTAGGACCGGTAGTGTCCCGTCTGAAAAAGGAGGCCGGACTAAATCCTCCACCCGAATCCCAACCCACTACACAGAATGACACCGAAAGAAAACACAAGCGAAGACGAAGTTCACATAGACAATCGCACGAGTGA
- the bgt3 gene encoding putative cell wall glucanase (CAZy:GH17;~COG:G;~EggNog:ENOG410PGUY;~InterPro:IPR017853;~TransMembrane:1 (i304-327o)): protein MAGVNRSFSYSRGDDALLRDDEREISPLRSAEDGLYSTSYGDISPLSAGFQGQTRPFDRGLVSVPEGQSLERHMTSTPGMDNLGPASVGGGISGIALGVANSNNRQSGVDAFRETDVPVRNLPAERDFNTTGSDNPYIPAPPDGDIYPNSETMRYRDSYSSHTGLGAGAPFAEHSTPGTTPSQRSFFDSPYQGVDAGPYQRHSAYSSHDYPLVINPDDIADDGDDGFPVHPKGVADYRSNGNVPAAGVAGAAAAGGLLGKFRALFKKEQPSPYYDSDIGGGLGGAEKAQGGRHIIGGGSRKRGWIVGLVLAAVIVAAIVGGAVGGILGHQEHDGDTSSSSSSSGTGSGGSDKGDGLLDKDSDEIKALMNNKNLHKVFPGVDYTPWGVQYPLCLQYPPSQNNVTRDLAVLTQLTNTIRLYGTDCNQTEMVLEAIDRLQLTNMKLWLGVWIDTNTTTTDRQISQLYKIVESANDTSIFKGAIVGNEALYRAGSDVASAETNLIGYINDVKDHFKEKNIDLPVGTSDLGDNWNAQLVSAADFVMSNIHPFFGGVEIDDAASWTWTFWQTHDTPLTAGTNKQQIISEVGWPTGGGNDCGSDNKCQNDKQGAVAGVDELNQFLSEWVCQALDNGTEYFWFEAFDEPWKVQYNTPGQEWEDKWGLMDSARNLKPGVKIPDCGGKTIT, encoded by the exons ATGGCCGGCGTGAACCGGTCCTTTAGTTACAGTCGCGGCGACGATGCGTTGTTGAGAGATGATGAGCGAGAGATCTCACCCCTCCGATCTGCAGAAGACGGTCTCTACAGTACATCATATGGCGACATCTCCCCGCTATCTGCTGGTTTTCAAGGGCAGACCAGGCCATTTGACCGAGGTCTGGTGTCAGTCCCGGAAGGTCAGAGTCTGGAGCGCCACATGACCTCGACACCGGGGATGGATAATCTAGGGCCGGCCTCTGTGGGTGGCGGAATCAGTGGTATCGCTCTTGGCGTAGCCAATTCTAATAATCGCCAGAGTGGAGTTGACGCTTTTAGGGAAACAGATGTTCCAGTACGCAATCTCCCTGCTGAACGGGATTTCAACACCACCGGCTCCGATAATCCCTATATACCTGCTCCGCCCGATGGGGACATCTATCCGAATTCGGAGACGATGAGGTATCGCGACTCTTACAGCTCGCATACGGGGCTTGGTGCTGGCGCACCTTTTGCAGAACATAGCACGCCGGGAACCACGCCATCCCAACGCAGCTTCTTCGATAGTCCGTACCAAGGTGTGGATGCTGGACCGTATCAGCGGCATTCGGCTTATAGTTCTCACGACTACCCGCTTGTCATCAATCCGGATGATATTGctgacgatggcgatgatgggtTCCCTGTCCACCCCAAGGGAGTGGCGGACTACAGATCGAACGGAAATGTGCCTGCTGCAGGTGTCGCTGGCGCAGCGGCTGCCGGGGGGCTTTTAGGGAAGTTCCGGGCGCTTTTCAAGAAAGAGCAGCCTAGTCCGTATTATGATTCTGATATTGGAGGTGGGTTGGGAGGAGCCGAAAAGGCACAAGGAGGTAGGCACATTATTGGAGGCGGGAGTCGCAAACGTGGGTGGATTGTTGGGCTCGTATTGGCGGCAGTGATCGTGGCAGCTATTGTTGGGGGCGCTGTCGGTGGTATTCTGGGCCATCAGGAGCATGACGGCGatacatcttcgtcgtcatcatcatcgggcaCAGGGTCCGGTGGTTCGGACAAAGGAGATGGGCTGCTCGACAAGGATTCCGACGAGATCAAGGCACTCATGAACAACAAGAACCTCCACAAAGTGTTTCCCGGTGTCGACTATACCCCGTGGGGAGTGCAGTATCCGCTGTGTCTCCAATATCCTCCGTCGCAGAACAACGTTACTCGCGACCTGGCGGTGCTCACACAGTTGACTAATACTATCCGACTGTACGGCACGGACTGCAATCAGACTGAGATGGTCCTCGAGGCCATTGACCGCTTGCAGTTGACTAACATGAAGCTCTGGCTGGGCGTGTGGATTGATACCAACACCACGACTACGGATCGCCAGATTAGCCAATTGTATAAGATCGTGGAAAGTGCAAACGACACCTCGATATTCAAAGGAGCTATTGTGGGTAATGAAGCTCTCTATCGAGCAGGCTCGGACGTGGCGAGCGCAGAAACGAATCTAATCGGCTACATTAACGATGTCAAAGACCACTTCAAAGAGAAGAACATTGACCTCCCGGTGGGCACCTCGGACTTGGGCGATAATTGGAATGCACAGCTGGTCAGCGCAGCCGACTTTGTCATGTCAAACATTCATCCGTTCTTCGGAGGAGTAGAGATTGATGACGCTGCGAGCTGGACGTGGACATTCTGGCAAACGCACGACACCCCACTCACAGCAGGAACGAACAAACAGCAGATCATATCAGAGGTCGGATGGCCGACGGGTGGAGGGAACGACTGTGGGTCCGACAACAAATGTCAGAATGACAAGCAGGGCGCTGTGGCGGGCGTCGATGAGCTGAACCAGTTCCTGTCGGAATGGGTTTGTCAGGCGTTGGATAATGGTACAGAGTATTTCTG GTTCGAGGCTTTCGATGAGCCCTGGAAAGTCCAGTACAACACGCCCGGTCAGGAATGGGAAGACAAATGGGGGCTGATGGACTCGGCTCGCAATTTAAAGCCGGGCGTTAAGATCCCTGATTGTGGCGGTAAGACTATTACGTGA
- a CDS encoding uncharacterized protein (COG:S;~EggNog:ENOG410PWZU), which produces MSNTEEKQNVLSVGSGPQVNILYSSPVFAVLDPETIKTMANPSNTIFGWGGVKIVKISPEVVVKFGSHVTLHEAKSMVFVDQNTETVPVPKILAYYSYGPIDRDVDDYGSYYDNYIFMSYVEGQRLDKVWDTYDSVTKS; this is translated from the coding sequence ATGTCCAATAcggaagaaaagcaaaatgtCCTGTCTGTTGGCTCTGGACCACAAGTCAACATCCTCTACTCATCCCCTGTTTTCGCAGTACTCGATCCAGAAACCATCAAGACAATGGCGAACCCCAGTAATACCATATTTGGCTGGGGCGGCGTAAAGATAGTGAAGATATCTCCCGAAGTTGTGGTCAAATTTGGCTCTCATGTCACATTACACGAGGCTAAAAGCATGGTGTTTGTTGATCAGAATACAGAAACTGTCCCAGTGCCCAAGATTCTTGCTTATTACTCTTATGGTCCAATAGATCGAGATGTTGATGACTATGGGAGCTATTATGATAACTATATATTCATGAGTTATGTGGAGGGTCAGAGGCTGGATAAGGTCTGGGATACTTATGATAGTGTGACAAAAAGTTGA
- a CDS encoding uncharacterized protein (COG:S;~EggNog:ENOG410PGT1) — MTGMVQTDLAHPPAPKYKDEPVEDPHRHPGPQPPHLHHPRPTLLVQPQKQPESPHQPSTTLPSGSYAHHALGNGVIHLQHSYGPPSEHSYYSSHSSYSTASAPSQYSSSGPPEMMATATQMQRPYPPIYHTPQSSSPASVASQTQEQHNRGIYTQSPQMTSQMYGYPPYSPMNPVQPPPYGPNTSPQQHPLTTQPLMVPHPTSTAQLPHHPAQAPTGNLSSSPNSAAAQQPTPPQRTMLNPPHSAASGAPLSASAVHHQNSNVGASSSAAPGPIPATTPLVVRQDSNGVQWIAFEYSRDRVKMEYTIRCDVESVNVDNLSQEFKTENCVYPRACCSKDQYRGNRLVYETECNAVGWALAELNPALRGKRGLIQRAVDSWRNSNQDPRLRSRRVRRMAKINKRQGMPVPPPHMASSTPVGPGVPSASMPAPGPRPSLGPLPMGPPQLHHHHAQPDGSAGHEEASGTTDYTNGTSRPPVSDGLQPGPSPTDIRTAQVFHGYPSYPTPATASGGPRGPSIPPLLRDSGLGSLGRHPTIATSSNRIEEVDDDDDERNPSSDALFGTLPEGKRRKFILVDDNQRGCRVRVKVMLDQVDMDELPDSYRMSNAVYPRTYFPVQMRDPGRVVPGNRYIKDHVGVDEEDADDDDSPTVGRIMVPAPQIDGEGEIAVPRLSRGRRRREVLLNDLGYRMSWSQSRVFAGRMLFLQRSLDAYRNKMRSTMLAAGQEPTSIPRHFETRAGKRRFLERKRRAAGGPTRGAGAHGVSASQRSAEEVEA; from the exons ATGACCGGCATGGTTCAGACTGACCTAGCTCATCCACCTGCACCAAAGTACAAGGACGAGCCAGTGGAAGATCCT CATCGCCATCCCGGCCCGCAACCgcctcatcttcaccatcctcGACCAACTCTTCTGGTCCAGCCACAGAAACAACCAGAATCACCACATCAGCCTTCAACTACCCTACCATCTGGTTCATACGCACATCACGCCTTAGGCAACGGAGTCATACATCTTCAGCACTCCTACGGCCCGCCATCAGAGCATTCGTACTATTCATCTCATTCCTCGTATAGTACCGCAAGCGCACCCAGTCAGTACTCATCAAGTG GACCGCCAGAAATGATGGCTACAGCAACGCAAATGCAGCGGCCGTATCCTCCAATTTATCACACGCCCCAATCCAGCTCGCCTGCTTCAGTAGCTTCCCAAACACAGGAACAGCATAATCGCGGCATATATACACAGTCGCCCCAAATGACCTCGCAAATGTATGGTTATCCGCCATACTCACCCATGAATCCTGTACAGCCTCCACCCTATGGACCGAATACATCTCCCCAACAGCATCCTCTTACGACACAGCCACTAATGGTGCCCCATCCGACAAGCACTGCGCAGTTACCGCATCACCCGGCTCAGGCTCCAACAGGGAACTTGTCAAGTAGTCCAAACTCAGCTGCGGCACAACAGCCAACGCCCCCTCAGAGAACGATGCTAAACCCCCCTCACTCAGCAGCTAGTGGTGCACCTTTGTCAGCCAGTGCTGTTCACCATCAAAACTCTAATGTCGGGGCCAGCTCTAGTGCGGCACCAGGACCAATCCCTGCCACAACCCCCCTGGTTGTCCGACAAGATAGCAATGGTGTCCAGTGGATCGCGTTTGAGTACTCCCGGGATCGTGTAAAGATGGAGTATACAATCCGCTGCGACGTTGAGTCGGTTAATGTGGATAATTTAAGCCAGGAGTTCAAGACTGAGAACTGCGTTTACCCTCGAGCCTGCTGCAGCAAGGACCAGTACAGAGGCAATCGACTGGTCTACGAAACTGAATGTAATGCTGTTGGATGGGCCTTGGCGGAGCTGAACCCGGCACTGAGAGGCAAGCGTGGGCTGATTCAGCGGGCAGTGGATAGCTGGAGGAATAGCAACCAGGACCCTCGACTTCGAAGCCGGCGTGTGAGGAGAATGGCCAAGATTAACAAGCGGCAGGGGATGCCTGTGCCTCCGCCTCACATGGCGTCCTCCACCCCTGTTGGCCCTGGGGTGCCAAGTGCTAGTATGCCCGCCCCCGGTCCTCGTCCCAGCCTGGGGCCATTGCCCATGGGCCCCCCTCAGctacatcaccaccatgcccAGCCAGATGGAAGTGCAGGCCACGAAGAAGCTAGCG GTACCACTGACTATACGAACGGTACCAGTCGTCCACCTGTCTCGGATGGTCTGCAACCCGGACCATCACCAACGGACATCCGCACCGCGCAGGTGTTCCATGGCTATCCTTCCTATCCGACCCCCGCGACGGCCTCAGGGGGACCAAGGGGTCCCTCGATACCACCACTACTCCGAGATAGTGGCCTCGGGTCTCTCGGGCGCCACCCGACCATTGCGACCTCCTCGAACCGGATCGAAGAAgtggacgatgacgatgacgagcgCAACCCAAGCAGCGATGCGCTCTTTGGCACACTGCCCGAGGGCAAACGCCGCAAGTTCATCCTCGTGGACGATAACCAGCGGGGTTGTCGCGTGCGAGTCAAGGTCATGCTGGACCAGGTTGATATGGACGAGCTTCCAGACTCCTACAGGATGTCTAATGCGGTATACCCCCGGACATACTTTCCTGTTCAGATGAGGGACCCGGGTCGAGTCGTCCCTGGGAATCGATATATTAAGGACCAcgttggggtggatgaggaagatgccgatgatgatgacagccCGACCGTTGGAAGGATCATGGTTCCTGCACCACAAATTGATGGTGAGGGAGAGATCGCGGTTCCCCGGCTGTCCCGAGGACGACGGAGAAGAGAGGTACTCTTGAATGACCTCGGCTATCGAATGAGTTGGAGTCAAAGTCGAGTGTTTGCCGGGCGAATGCTGTTCCTGCAGCGATCTC TTGACGCGTACCGAAATAAGATGCGCAGCACGATGCTGGCGGCCGGCCAGGAACCGACATCCATTCCCCGGCATTTCGAGACGCGGGCGGGCAAACGACGATTCCTCGAGCGTAAGCGACGGGCGGCGGGGGGCCCGACTCGGGGTGCCGGTGCTCATGGGGTGTCTGCCTCGCAGCGCAGTGCTGAAGAGGTCGAGGCTTGA
- a CDS encoding uncharacterized protein (COG:S;~EggNog:ENOG410PRFN), whose translation MGPAARYRPMSPSGSRMIDPMRASTGTVQLSASYDPYHSAGRPPYPGYHADVNYASSYEPRLVREPRLEAQPISSTTYRDPGHSTKLRTEYAIRPRVRSSTMSAVDPRYSSGRYDTPASPLSRASPVIVPGHQRTPSPRRDHDRYVVPASSPRHHRRHHLSHIDYASDTGHLDPHEGARQRVPHGGYPVYEHSPRLRYPPTGGLRKGEDIDDYDAYSYTNASEQMEKDSIARLRYERGAYPRNRPLSLTGLDDPHLLPRKESRAVGPPPSQRGFDKLDQGGRVRRSTHGSADSDVDLSSARRRSWQRAPVSLHQDVDEGYSSYRDEYDHGPHRRHRRHDDDASSRHSYDDRASRRTSAKSAVAASGSSTGLGTAVLASGYSDDFDYDLSPRPDRHRSRDRGARDLEYRRHHSRSRRPSRRRSGSESDEHTSDEDLKKYRREPSAHRKPDGSDVSASGSERPSHYLTVDRAHRRRSHSRHRSEYLPRYKEADVGRPDELQKSEQATSKDQDPPAPKGILKRPREKFPEEPNPVREGVAPLKDAHKKGIPPGARWTKIDRRLVNPAALELGRERYEERAEYVIVLRVLTKEEIQAYAVKTQEIRDARRQEVMKERRRRREEDRRHGRRVDSSSSDDEDEDDEAATPLAIEGAPDTKSGSKTSTEPVKAAV comes from the exons ATGGGTCCCGCTGCGCGTTACCGACCCATGTCTCCCAGCGGATCGCGTATGATCGATCCTATGCGGGCCTCCACCGGCACCGTGCAGCTCAGTGCTTCCTACGATCCTTACCACTCTGCCGGCCGTCCGCCATACCCGGGTTACCATGCCGATGTCAACTACGCTTCTTCCTACGAACCTCGCCTGGTGCGAGAACCCCGACTGGAAGCACAACCCATCTCTTCCACAACATACCGAGACCCCGGCCATTCGACTAAGTTGAGGACCGAGTATGCCATCCGACCGCGAGTGCGGAGCAGCACCATGTCTGCGGTGGATCCTCGCTATTCCTCCGGTCGGTATGACACACCTGCATCGCCCTTGTCTCGGGCCTCCCCCGTCATTGTCCCCGGTCACCAGCGAACCCCTAGCCCGCGTCGAGACCATGACCGTTACGTTGTACCGGCCTCCTCGCCCCGACACCACCGGCGGCATCATCTCTCCCACATTGATTATGCCAGCGATACTGGGCACTTGGACCCACATGAGGGAGCAAGGCAACGAGTGCCTCATGGTGGATATCCGGTGTACGAGCATAGCCCTCGTTTGCGGTATCCCCCCACTGGCGGTCTCCGGAAAGGCGAGGATATTGACGACTATGATGCTTATTCTTATACCAATGCATCGGAGCAGATGGAAAAAGACTCAATTGCCAGGCTGCGCTACGAGCGAGGAGCTTATCCAAGGAATCGACCACTTAGTCTGACTGGCCTTGATGACCCTCACTTGCTGCCTCGCAAGGAGTCACGAGCTGTCGggcctcctccgtctcagAGAGGCTTTGACAAATTGGACCAAGGCGGCCGTGTGCGGCGTTCCACACACGGCTCCGCTGACAGTGATGTAGATCTGTCGAGTGCCCGGCGGCGGTCCTGGCAGAGGGCCCCCGTATCCTTGCACCAAGATGTCGATGAAGGTTACTCTTCTTATAGGGATGAGTACGACCATGGTCCCCATCGCCGACACCGGCGACATGATGACGATGCGAGTAGCCGGCACTCCTATGACGATCGTGCTTCAAGGCGAACTTCTGCTAAGAGCGCTGTCGCGGCTTCGGGATCGAGCACCGGCCTAGGAACCGCAGTGCTCGCGAGTGGTTACTCGGACGACTTTGACTATGATCTCTCACCCCGGCCCGACCGTCATCGCTCCCGGGACCGGGGCGCTCGGGATCTGGAGTATAGAAGGCATCACAGTCGATCGCGCAGACCTTCTAGACGTCGCTCAGGAAGTGAGTCTGATGAGCATACCTCGGATGAAGACCTGAAGAAATACCGGCGCGAGCCATCGGCGCATAGGAAGCCTGATGGCTCGGATGTGTCAGCCAGTGGCAGCGAGCGACCGTCTCATTATTTGACAGTCGATCGCGCCCATCGCCGGCGGTCTCACTCTCGTCACCGAAGCGAATATTTGCCGCGTTACAAAGAAGCAGATGTCGGCCGCCCAGACGAGCTCCAGAAGTCTGAGCAGGCCACGTCGAAAGATCAGGATCCACCTGCGCCCAAAGGAATCCTGAAGCGTCCCCGTGAGAAGTTCCCGGAGGAGCCCAATCCCGTACGAGAAGGCGTGGCCCCATTGAAAGATGCGCACAAGAAGGGCATCCCACCTGGGGCCCGGTGGACGAAGATTGACCGACGGCTTGTGAACCCCGCTGCCTTGGAGCTTGGCCGAGAGCGGTATGAGGAGCGAGCGGAGTATGTGATCGTGTTGCGAGTCTTGACCAAGGAGGAAATCCAAGCGTATGCGGTCAAGACGCAGGAAATTCGAG ATGCTCGCCGGCAAGAGGTCATGAAGGAGCGCCGTCGACGTCGGGAGGAGGACCGTCGCCACGGGCGTAGAGTGGATAGTTCCtcgagtgatgatgaagacgaggatgacgaggctGCGACTCCTCTTGCCATCGAGGGTGCGCCTGACACGAAATCGGGGTCCAAGACCTCGACTGAACCCGTTAAAGCAGCAGTATGA